Proteins co-encoded in one Sinobacterium norvegicum genomic window:
- a CDS encoding outer membrane protein, whose amino-acid sequence MKNTILHLAVVTLTGLFTSQSFAQMFIESGQRSGRTEFTIQAAYQGSETFDLGAGSEMKTSSDTGFGMSFGHNIDNHWNIGFNMNFNNANYNATVPLEGSTETTNIKSKVDSFNGQLNATYHLFEGNLTPFISGGIGWTYTDSNIADGPPSSACWYDPWYGYYRCGYYQTTHTDTSFSYNAAVGLRWDISDKHFLRGSVGKQWVNMSIADNTPSFTTGRIEFGFMM is encoded by the coding sequence ATGAAAAATACAATATTGCACCTCGCAGTGGTGACATTGACCGGCCTGTTTACCAGCCAGTCATTCGCACAAATGTTTATCGAGAGCGGCCAGCGCTCAGGCCGTACAGAGTTTACAATTCAAGCTGCCTATCAAGGCTCAGAGACCTTTGACCTCGGTGCAGGCAGCGAGATGAAAACCAGTAGCGATACCGGTTTTGGCATGAGCTTTGGCCACAATATTGATAACCATTGGAATATTGGTTTCAATATGAATTTCAATAATGCCAATTACAACGCCACTGTGCCGTTAGAAGGTTCTACCGAGACTACTAACATTAAATCCAAGGTCGACAGTTTCAATGGTCAGCTCAACGCTACCTACCACTTATTTGAGGGCAACTTAACACCCTTTATCAGTGGCGGCATTGGCTGGACTTATACCGACTCGAATATTGCCGACGGCCCACCGAGCTCTGCCTGTTGGTACGACCCTTGGTATGGTTACTATCGCTGCGGCTATTATCAAACCACCCACACCGACACCAGCTTTTCCTACAATGCCGCCGTCGGCCTACGCTGGGATATTAGCGACAAGCACTTTCTTCGCGGCAGTGTCGGCAAACAGTGGGTCAATATGAGTATTGCCGATAACACACCAAGTTTTACCACCGGTCGAATCGAGTTCGGCTTTATGATGTAA